One Deltaproteobacteria bacterium genomic region harbors:
- a CDS encoding endonuclease MutS2, translating into MTLTAHPTAALVDEATLEALEYGLVLEAVASHASSVQAASSIRDLRPMADPAAMEEAYASVAELSALLDAGGRLPLGGLRDVRGPLSRCVPEGACLPPEELLDIRYTLETAVGLRAVVDADFRGLCPRAAALIGTLSDQRDLLRRLDGAVDEKGGVKDTASRRLLSIRGEIRRTMERSRSLIAEMARSERCRDALADDLYSVRDDRYVLMVKAGPHASFPGVVHGRSASGLTYFIEPMQMVELNNRLAILRRDESAEVMRILRELTAAVAAVKSEIEADIAVMVELDRLQAKALFGRAVDGVVPVLRTDGSVSLRGARHPLLVFREAEGKGRAVPIDMELEPHVAVLVISGANTGGKTVSLKTLGLLTLLAQSAVPVPAAPGSALSVFGRLWADIGDRQSIVSDLSTFSAHLRRTARILDGAGPSTLVLIDEIGVGTDPAEGSALALSVLEELASRGAKTVVTTHLNLLKAHAQTDPAFENCAVLFDEEAMRPLYALRRGVPGPSLGLAVALKYGLPQEVVERAKERLAGGEGAFVESVRLLEEEKERVARLEARLRELEARRSEAVERFRRERRRLVERLRRRLEQDAERARTEIRRVTEELRGTATRGEAERASKLVRRALGSFAPAPEGRDERSYRPRPGDWVEVTGTGRRGEVTAVDDGARRADVAVGGLKVRLAWSRLKKVAAPAAPVRPSGAAVLAGDAAAAMTLNIIGKRVDEALALVRGFVEKAHMVGLERVEIIHGVGTGALARAVRAFLKESPVVKGASPGNPDRGGAGVTVVALK; encoded by the coding sequence TTGACTCTTACCGCACATCCAACGGCCGCCCTTGTCGATGAGGCCACGCTCGAAGCCCTCGAGTACGGTCTGGTCCTCGAGGCCGTGGCGTCCCATGCCTCGTCGGTCCAGGCCGCCAGCTCCATCAGGGACCTCAGACCCATGGCCGACCCCGCGGCCATGGAAGAAGCTTACGCCTCGGTGGCCGAACTGTCGGCCCTCCTCGACGCCGGCGGCCGTCTGCCGCTCGGCGGGCTGCGCGACGTGAGGGGGCCGCTCTCGCGCTGCGTCCCAGAGGGGGCCTGCCTGCCGCCCGAAGAACTCCTCGACATCCGGTACACGCTCGAGACGGCCGTCGGCCTCAGGGCCGTGGTCGACGCCGATTTCAGGGGCCTCTGTCCCCGCGCAGCGGCGCTCATCGGGACCCTGAGCGACCAGCGCGACCTGCTGCGCCGCCTCGATGGCGCCGTCGACGAGAAGGGCGGCGTCAAGGATACGGCCTCCCGGCGTCTCCTGTCCATAAGGGGGGAGATACGGCGCACCATGGAACGCTCGCGCTCGCTGATAGCCGAGATGGCCCGCAGCGAGCGCTGCAGGGACGCGCTGGCCGACGACCTCTACTCGGTCCGCGACGACCGCTACGTGCTCATGGTGAAGGCCGGCCCCCACGCCTCCTTTCCCGGCGTGGTCCACGGCCGCTCGGCGAGCGGGCTCACCTACTTCATAGAGCCCATGCAGATGGTGGAGCTCAACAACCGGCTCGCCATACTGCGCCGCGACGAGTCGGCCGAGGTGATGAGGATCCTGCGCGAACTCACCGCCGCGGTGGCCGCCGTCAAGAGCGAGATAGAGGCCGACATAGCGGTCATGGTCGAGCTCGACCGCCTCCAGGCGAAGGCGCTCTTCGGCAGGGCCGTCGACGGGGTGGTCCCGGTGCTTCGCACCGACGGCTCCGTGAGCCTTCGCGGCGCGCGCCACCCTCTGCTCGTCTTCAGGGAGGCCGAGGGCAAGGGCCGCGCCGTCCCCATAGACATGGAGCTGGAGCCCCACGTGGCGGTGCTCGTCATATCGGGGGCCAATACGGGGGGAAAGACGGTCTCACTCAAGACCCTGGGCCTCTTGACGCTTCTCGCCCAGTCGGCCGTCCCGGTCCCGGCCGCCCCGGGCAGCGCGCTCAGCGTCTTCGGCCGCCTCTGGGCCGACATCGGCGACCGCCAGAGCATCGTATCCGATCTCAGCACCTTCTCGGCCCACCTGCGGCGCACGGCCCGCATACTCGACGGCGCCGGACCCTCAACCCTCGTTCTCATCGACGAGATAGGCGTGGGCACCGACCCGGCCGAGGGGAGCGCCCTTGCGCTCTCGGTGCTCGAGGAGCTCGCGTCAAGGGGGGCGAAGACCGTCGTAACCACCCATCTCAATCTGCTCAAGGCCCATGCCCAGACCGATCCGGCCTTCGAGAACTGCGCCGTCCTCTTCGACGAGGAGGCCATGCGTCCGCTCTACGCCCTGCGGCGCGGGGTGCCGGGACCGAGCCTCGGGCTTGCGGTGGCGCTGAAGTACGGCCTGCCCCAGGAGGTCGTGGAGCGCGCAAAAGAGAGGCTTGCCGGCGGCGAGGGGGCCTTCGTCGAGTCTGTGCGGCTGCTGGAAGAGGAGAAGGAGAGGGTCGCTCGGCTGGAGGCGAGGCTCCGCGAACTCGAGGCCCGGAGGAGCGAGGCGGTGGAGCGGTTCAGGCGCGAGCGTCGAAGACTCGTCGAGCGGCTGCGCCGCCGGCTGGAGCAGGACGCCGAGCGGGCGAGGACCGAGATCCGCCGTGTCACCGAAGAACTCAGGGGGACGGCCACGCGGGGCGAGGCCGAGAGGGCCTCGAAGCTCGTCCGCCGGGCCCTCGGCTCCTTCGCGCCGGCGCCCGAAGGGCGGGATGAGCGCTCTTACCGGCCCCGCCCCGGCGACTGGGTCGAGGTCACCGGCACGGGCCGTCGCGGCGAGGTGACGGCCGTGGACGACGGGGCAAGGCGCGCCGACGTTGCGGTGGGAGGGCTCAAGGTCAGGCTTGCCTGGTCGAGGCTCAAGAAAGTCGCCGCCCCCGCCGCGCCGGTCCGGCCCTCGGGAGCGGCCGTGCTCGCAGGAGACGCCGCGGCGGCTATGACGCTCAACATCATCGGAAAGCGCGTGGACGAGGCGCTTGCGCTCGTGCGGGGTTTCGTCGAAAAGGCCCACATGGTGGGCCTCGAGAGGGTTGAGATAATACACGGAGTGGGCACCGGCGCCCTGGCGCGCGCAGTGCGCGCCTTCCTCAAGGAAAGTCCCGTGGTAAAGGGGGCTTCGCCGGGAAATCCGGACAGGGGCGGGGCCGGCGTAACGGTGGTGGCGCTCAAATGA